One part of the Aspergillus luchuensis IFO 4308 DNA, chromosome 5, nearly complete sequence genome encodes these proteins:
- a CDS encoding glycoside hydrolase family 1 protein (CAZy:GH1;~COG:G;~EggNog:ENOG410PFTX;~InterPro:IPR017853,IPR001360;~PFAM:PF00232;~SECRETED:SignalP(1-22);~go_function: GO:0004553 - hydrolase activity, hydrolyzing O-glycosyl compounds [Evidence IEA];~go_process: GO:0005975 - carbohydrate metabolic process [Evidence IEA]) codes for MTDLLTLLVLFGAAGSSQLACASPVTQKTEATRATLYSYSSFTYTQVTSTRYATSLSSPLSFATPFAPAFSEASTLLPDNVTYTTYSLQSSQTPSADGQYGQSAYAALWANLSYTSAPPITTTVSPTPVPSSELVYPPALYNRIDYADLKLPSDFIWGVAASAWQIEGGLKLEGRGPSILDTIGAIQSDDNSSDANIADLGYYMYKQDIARLAAIGIPYLSFSISWSRIVPFGVAGSPINTEGLQHYDDVINTCLEYGITPIVTLNHFDFPTAQATDYSTLTDNFLYYAKQVITRYADRVPYWVTFNEPNIGIGMAFSSYNDLTHVLTAHAAVYHWYKEELQGTGQITMKFANNLGVPQDPSNSSHVDAALRYQDFVLGIMANPLFLGEQYPSSVLNTPNLNLTPLTDSQISTINNTIDFWAFDPYVAQFALPPPEGISACAANSSNSAWPECATLTMIQSDGWLMGDMSNDYSSIAPQYVRQQLGYVWNTFKPSGIVISEFGFNPFDDSLKEGDAQRYDLERTLYYQDFLGEMLKAIHEDGVNVIGTLAWSYLDNNEFGSYANQYGMQSVNRTDGTWERRYKRSIFNYVDFFHEHVSR; via the coding sequence ATGACTGATCTTCTCACCTTGCTGGTGCTTTTTGGCGCAGCTGGCAGCAGCCAGCTCGCCTGTGCATCGCCTGTGACGCAGAAAACAGAGGCGACAAGAGCAACTTTATACTCCTACAGCTCCTTTACCTACACGCAGGTCACTTCAACTCGCTATGCTACTTCACTGAGTTCCCCGCTGTCGTTTGCTACGCCGTTTGCTCCAGCATTTAGCGAGGCCTCAACCCTGCTTCCTGACAACGTGACCTATACCACATACTCTTTGCAGTCGAGTCAAACTCCCTCTGCAGACGGACAGTATGGCCAGAGTGCGTATGCTGCATTGTGGGCCAACCTGTCGTATACGTCTGCGCCCCCAATCACAACTACCGTCTCTCCTACTCCGGTCCCCTCTAGCGAACTGGTGTACCCTCCAGCTCTGTACAATAGAATCGACTATGCAGATCTGAAACTCCCATCGGACTTCATCTGGGGCGTCGCAGCCAGCGCATGGCAGATAGAAGGTGGTCTGAAACTGGAAGGCCGCGGCCCGTCTATTCTGGACACCATTGGTGCTATTCAGAGTGACGACAACTCGTCCGATGCCAACATCGCCGACCTGGGCTACTACATGTACAAACAGGACATTGCCCGACTAGCTGCTATCGGCATCCCTTACCTCTCGTTCAGCATCTCCTGGTCACGAATCGTCCCCTTCGGCGTCGCCGGCTCTCCCATCAACACCGAAGGACTCCAGCACTACGACGATGTGATCAACACCTGCCTCGAATACGGCATCACCCCCATCGTAACCCTAAACCACTTCGACTTCCCGACAGCTCAAGCTACCGACTACTCCACCCTCACAGACAACTTCCTCTACTACGCGAAACAAGTCATAACCCGGTATGCAGACCGGGTCCCCTACTGGGTGACTTTCAACGAGCCGAATATCGGCATTGGCATGGCCTTCAGCTCCTACAACGACCTCACCCACGTCCTAACCGCCCACGCAGCCGTCTACCATTGGTACAAAGAAGAGCTGCAAGGCACCGGCCAAATCACCATGAAATTCGCCAACAACCTCGGCGTTCCCCAGGATCCCTCCAACAGCAGCCACGTCGACGCCGCCCTCCGATACCAAGACTTCGTCCTGGGTATCATGGCCAACCCATTATTCCTCGGCGAACAGTATCCTTCCTCTGTCCTCAACACCCCAAACCTAAACCTCACACCACTCACCGACTCCCaaatctccaccatcaacaacaccatcgacTTCTGGGCCTTCGACCCCTACGTCGCGCAATTCGCCCTCCCGCCGCCAGAAGGAATCTCCGCCTGCGcagccaactcctccaactccgcctGGCCCGAATGCGCTACCCTAACCATGATCCAATCCGACGGATGGCTCATGGGCGACATGTCAAACGATTACTCCTCCATCGCGCCACAATACGTCCGCCAACAGCTAGGATACGTCTGGAACACATTCAAGCCGTCGGGAATAGTAATCTCAGAATTCGGCTTCAACCCATTCGACGACTCATTAAAGGAGGGCGACGCACAACGGTATGATCTGGAGCGTACGCTATACTACCAGGACTTTCTGGGGGAGATGCTGAAAGCGATTCACGAAGATGGGGTGAATGTGATTGGGACGTTGGCGTGGAGTTACCTGGACAATAATGAATTTGGGAGTTATGCGAACCAGTATGGGATGCAAAGTGTGAATCGCACAGATGGGACGTGGGAGCGGAGGTATAAGAGgagtatttttaattatgTGGATTTTTTTCATGAGCATGTTAGCAGGTAG
- a CDS encoding uncharacterized protein (COG:S;~EggNog:ENOG410PS7J;~SECRETED:SignalP(1-36);~TransMembrane:1 (n16-27c36/37o242-263i)), which translates to MLGSWGLSSRSTSRWAAAAAAASFLLVSHVAPPATALYVSEGSPCWDVCNDPTNTTTSEIVCMDAAYNDTTTGKNFKDCVSCALNSTYTDPSGLVTDVDWGLYNLRYAFSACIYGYPAGVDSVSSQCLVSCQGLDSAIEFELLTPNDINLRAWCSTSTFADNQIDTCEFCYNLTETQVLMANFLEALRYDCHFPVPSQTAFPISPSLIFAQEQLPTYSSDLLDTPSGGGVNYKLATLIGLPLMGFVILLFILTIGCVLGISWWRRQEREDEELRQWKAMAAENP; encoded by the exons ATGCTCGGCTCTTGGGGTCTAAGCTCCAGATCTACATCGAGATGGGCAGCGGCTGCCGCAGCGGCGTCTTTTCTGCTCGTCAGCCACGTCGCACCCCCCGCGACAGCGTTGTACGTGAGCGAAGGCTCCCCATGCTGGGATGTCTGTAACgaccccaccaacaccaccacctcggAGATTGTCTGCATGGACGCGGCCTACAACGACACCACGACTGGCAAGAACTTCAAGGATTGCGTCTCGTGTGCGCTCAACAGTACCTACACTGATCCCAGTGGGTTGGTGACGGACGTGGACTGGGGATTGT ATAACCTCCGCTATGCGTTCAGCGCCTGTATCTACGGTTACCCGGCGGGCGTCGACAGCGTCTCATCGCAGTGCTTGGTTTCCTGCCAAGGACTAGACAGCGCGATCGAGTTCGAATTGCTCACTCCGAACGATATCAATCTTCGCGCCTGGTGCTCTACCTCCACATTTGCCGATAACCAGATAGACACCTGCGAGTTCTGCTACAACTTGACCGAAACACAAGTGCTTATGGCAAATT TCCTCGAAGCCCTCCGCTATGACTGCCACTTTCCCGTTCCGTCCCAAACAGCCTTCCCGATCAGCCCGTCGTTGATTTTTGCCCAGGAACAATTACCTACCTATAGCAGCGACCTGCTGGACACGCCCAGCGGAGGCGGTGTCAACTATAAATTGGCAACTCTCATCGGCCTGCCGCTCATGGGGTTCGTGATTCTCCTTTTCATCTTGACTATCGGCTGTGTACTCGGCATCAGCTGGTGGCGACGCCAAGAGCGtgaggacgaggagttgCGCCAGTGGAAGgccatggcggcggagaatCCGTAA
- a CDS encoding uncharacterized protein (COG:S;~EggNog:ENOG410Q1MX), with protein MTAIIQKLRRKRKLSSELHSRWGDVSITYPNGGSWSQWDQSSTGATSTSPDHERRHGSLELNRSATAPRLGSYSRIGDANVRAPSVDSAMTIPTGHYDARLSRMRRKNQQQSPPIGVSKVLDSPRECDHASCSDESSEDEEDDVAVPAPLNVSHDHNPAEKEEADAYSQASKSPPLSVTSRMRSRHSAQRHTMDPPMSAPGTAGSKHTSYSSSVPSNPSDDQRPQGHRLSTQHDRKSVRRPKPEPLSLPTQPERVPSYDELYG; from the coding sequence ATGACGGCTATCATCCAAAAATTACGACGCAAGCGAAAGCTATCTTCAGAGCTGCACTCGCGATGGGGGGATGTCTCCATCACTTATCCAAACGGTGGGTCCTGGAGTCAATGGGATCAGTCTTCTACCGGTGCAACTTCAACCTCTCCCGACCACGAGCGACGGCATGGCTCCTTAGAACTCAATCGATCCGCCACTGCGCCGAGGCTGGGGAGTTACAGCCGCATTGGGGATGCCAATGTGCGCGCGCCATCCGTGGATTCAGCCATGACGATTCCTACCGGCCATTATGATGCACGACTTAGTCGAATGCGAAGAAAAAACCAACAGCAGAGCCCTCCGATCGGCGTGTCGAAAGTCCTGGATTCTCCCCGCGAATGCGACCATGCATCGTGTTCAGACGAGTCctctgaagatgaggaagacgacgtGGCCGTGCCCGCTCCTCTAAATGTCTCCCACGACCACAATCCAgccgagaaagaagaagctgatGCCTATTCGCAAGCATCCAAATCGCCTCCCTTGTCGGTAACATCTCGCATGCGTAGTCGGCACAGCGCTCAGAGACACACGATGGACCCTCCAATGTCAGCACCTGGAACGGCCGGTTCGAAGCATACCAGCTACAGCTCTTCGGTGCCCTCGAATCCGTCGGACGACCAGCGACCGCAGGGACACCGTCTGTCTACGCAGCATGATCGAAAATCGGTACGGCGCCCCAAGCCAGAGCCGCTGAGTTTACCGACACAACCTGAAAGGGTGCCGTCGTATGATGAACTGTACGGGTAA
- a CDS encoding uncharacterized protein (COG:S;~EggNog:ENOG410Q202;~TransMembrane:1 (o27-48i)), with the protein MILPRDGYPRQDSSSSVESPSSGRDQIIIGVVFGGVAAIMIISAILLIRCKKRSNERRHRRQQQRLLAHHLSQSTTGYYQYHPDLEGSKPQTPEYPLEITSTTQQEPSSCLEQQQHHPQQRVIEDPPPAYQPLPVYDPSRYHGVDGMVGIAVPYPGVTASMYRMSGLGIEPQRRVPDRDSNAFSFAVEERLDVPVNRSGGEAEEGQSVQRPRPVLSRLVTNFG; encoded by the exons ATGATCCTGCCTCGTGATGGATATCCTCGTCAagactcatcatcgtccgtGGAGTCTCCCTCGTCCGGTCGGGATCAGATCATCATTGGCGTGGTGTTTGGAGGAGTAGCAGCGATCATGA TCATAagcgccatcctcctcatccgatgCAAGAAACGAAGCAATGAACGCCGTCATCGCCGTCAGCAGCAACGCCTGCTCGCCCATCATTTGTCTCAGTCCACCACTGGGTACTATCAGTATCATCCTGACTTGGAAGGAAGCAAGCCTCAGACTCCCGAGTACCCACTTGAGATCACCTCCACAACACAGCAGGAACCTTCCTCATGTCttgaacaacagcaacatcatcctcagcaGAGGGTCATTGAGGATCCCCCGCCGGCGTATCAGCCCCTCCCTGTGTATGATCCCTCTCGGTACCACGGGGTTGATGGCATGGTCGGTATCGCGGTGCCATATCCTGGGGTCACGGCTAGTATGTATCGGATGTCGGGATTGGGTATAGAGCCTCAGAGGAGAGTGCCAGATAGGGACTCGAATGCCTTTAGCTTCGCTGTtgaggagaggttggatgTGCCGGTCAACAGGTCAGGTGgtgaggcggaggaaggcCAGTCGGTTCAACGACCTAGACCGGTGCTGTCACGCTTGGTGACGAATTTTGGGTAG
- a CDS encoding uncharacterized protein (COG:G;~EggNog:ENOG410PGWP;~InterPro:IPR018050,IPR016305,IPR014710,IPR001250, IPR011051;~PFAM:PF01238;~go_function: GO:0004476 - mannose-6-phosphate isomerase activity [Evidence IEA];~go_function: GO:0008270 - zinc ion binding [Evidence IEA];~go_process: GO:0005975 - carbohydrate metabolic process [Evidence IEA];~go_process: GO:0009298 - GDP-mannose biosynthetic process [Evidence IEA]) → MTTSVFQLKCGIKNDPWGKQGKNSLAGVLCSKTPGTIEVEDDQHYSEMWMGTYPTVPSRILATGELLSEYLQKHPEVTGEGYKKWGTEVPFLPKILSFQKALPLQIHPDKKLAEKLHESQPDKYSDPNHKPEIAIALSNFELFVGFKPLHEIENLFKLAPLQRFLPTETNAPTFDDSLLREISRILLTLPPILVSETISSLLTIPEAQFGPNQRYIPGLLTRLKKMYPDTDNGSLVATILMNYMTLGPGEAVCVPADSMHAYLTGDIMECMARSDNVINTGFCPKAESDDVDLFTGSLSFTPHDVDSALLRTKKSDVGKCWKTEVYEPPFSEFSVLGVRLGKGEKEVHRGVKGVSLLVVVKGSGWMGVEGEKFELKEGWVYFVGAGVEVNFETEGGLLVYRPFAE, encoded by the exons aTGACAACCTCGGTATTTCAGCTTAAGTGCGGGATCAAG AATGATCCCTGGGGTAAGCAAGGTAAAAATTCGTTAGCTGGTGTTCTTTGCTCCAAGACGCCTGGTACAATTgaagtggaggatgatcAGCATTATTCTGAG ATGTGGATGGGCACATATCCCACCGTCCCATCTCGTATCCTTGCCACAGGCGAACTCCTAAGCGAGTATCTCCAAAAGCACCCCGAGGTTACCGGCGAAGGATACAAGAAATGGGGTACGGAGGTGCCTTTTCTCCCGAAG atcctctccttccaaaaagccctccccctccaaatccaccctGACAAAAAGCTCGCCGAGAAACTCCACGAATCCCAGCCAGACAAATACTCGGACCCGAACCACAAGCCCGAAATCGCCATTGCCCTCTCCAACTTCGAGCTCTTCGTCGGCTTCAAGCCCCTGCACGAGATCGAAAACCTCTTCAAACTCGCCCCTCTTCAACGCTTCCTCCCTACAGAAACCAACGCCCCTACCTTCGACGATTCCCTCCTACGCGAAATCTCCCGCATCCTACTCACTCTTCCACCCATACTGGTCTCCGaaaccatctcctccctgcTCACCATCCCAGAGGCCCAGTTCGGCCCGAACCAGCGATACATCCCTGGCTTACTGACaaggttgaagaagatgtaCCCAGATACCGATAACGGGAGTCTTGTCGCAACAATCCTTATGAATTATATGACTCTTGGGCCTGGGGAGGCGGTTTGTGTGCCTGCGGATAGTATGCATGCGTACCTTACCGGGGATATCATGGAGTGTATGGCAAGGTCGGATAATGTGATTAATACGGGATTTTGCCCTAAAGCGGAGAGCGACGACGTGGATTTGTTTACGGGGTCGTTGAGTTTCACGCCGCATGATGTGGATAGTGCTCTTTTGAGGACGAAGAAAAGTGATGTTGGGAAGTGTTGGAAGACGGAGGTTTATGAGCCGCCGTTTTCGGAGTTTTCGGTGCTGGGGGTAAGGCTTgggaaaggggagaaggaggtgcATAGGGGGGTTAAGGGAGTGAGTTTGCTGGTTGTTGTGAaggggagtgggtggatgggtgtgGAAGGTGAGAAGTTTGAGTTGAAGGAAGGGTGGGTTTATTTTGTGGGTGCCGGGGTTGAGGTGAACTTTGAGACggagggggggttgttggtttATAGGCCATTTGCGGAGTAA
- a CDS encoding uncharacterized protein (COG:S;~EggNog:ENOG410Q22B): MASIVTGPLGRFRKNGSHKRLHERWGDVGITVPTEGSWNQRDNPHRSSDRRRPAYEVLSRGQDSPVEDHHESTQPSSFSVKALNPRRLSMRISSRSKPTTDYPKENTTPTDRQTKAERRVSQFTYRPIHQDYPTEMAEKASRQSQHSPRFKYIPTAPQYAEELGLTTSRRWSTQRHSVQSSCPSEGTGRSHRRYPDAAEDCYDDEYYEERKERYERPLSTRRDRSSVDYYSAAASRRGSPALGRSGGATEKRGRSGRNLTTAMVPDADDIYG; the protein is encoded by the coding sequence atggccagtATAGTCACCGGCCCTCTAGGTCGATTCCGTAAAAACGGATCCCACAAACGGCTGCACGAACGATGGGGCGACGTGGGCATCACCGTTCCCACCGAGGGCTCCTGGAACCAGCGCGACAACCCCCACCGGTCATCAGACCGCAGACGACCCGCCTACGAAGTTCTAAGTCGAGGACAGGATAGTCCTGTCGAGGATCATCACGAATCCACCCAACCCAGCTCTTTCTCCGTCAAGGCGCTAAACCCGCGCCGTCTTTCCATGCGCATCAGCTCCCgctccaaacccaccaccgACTACCCTAAAGAGAACACTACCCCCACCGACCGTCAAaccaaagcagaaagaagggTATCTCAATTCACCTACCGACCAATTCACCAAGATTATCCCACGGAGATGGCTGAGAAGGCTTCTCGACAGAGTCAGCACTCTCCCCGGTTCAAGTACATTCCTACTGCGCCTCAGTATGCTGAGGAACTTGGACTCACGACTTCACGTCGCTGGTCGACTCAGCGGCATAGTGTGCAGAGTAGTTGTCCGAGTGAGGGAACGGGGCGGAGTCATCGCCGGTATCCTGATGCTGCAGAGGATTGCTACGATGATGAGTACTATGAGGAGCGGAAAGAGCGGTATGAACGACCATTATCTACTCGACGAGATAGGAGCAGTGTGGACTACTATAGTGCTGCTGCTAGTCGACGGGGCAGTCCGGCGTTGGGTCGCAGTGGGGGAGCCACGGAGAAGCGGGGCCGATCTGGGAGAAACTTGACGACAGCGATGGTCCCGGATGCCGATGATATTTATGGATAA